The Lucilia cuprina isolate Lc7/37 chromosome 5, ASM2204524v1, whole genome shotgun sequence genome includes a window with the following:
- the LOC111683427 gene encoding uncharacterized protein LOC111683427, which produces MKISYMKIFWCLIVVLQQQQGYGQELGKSQANSYFYLKQNGGYEYAFNTDTGLQSAQTADQANEVTGHYMYYEKGVPFMVKYRAGRNGYQPEIIPAEKLMNGNFKSYTAPENSLITRDSRTSSHHEANANGYRLSATNTLQTPKVSSFNIGSDSTLNFVQSALKTMQTQPMHMSFTSELGQIQHPPVHTTTSSRPVTSSTVLQPVTRNDVQDINNLALLPSSSISEAKHPYSFNYNADQSARSETSDPAGNVVGSYSYYDEAGYHDISYKANDDTGFVVLGGNLAHNQLSGPSSHHQPQRRQLFRNSNFNFNNYRITSDPRLSSNALDERNLGKRSLRNAVDDRDTGKRSLRKFRRYAKW; this is translated from the coding sequence atgaaaatttcttatatgaaaatattttggtgcttaattgttgttttgcaacaacaacaaggatATGGCCAGGAATTAGGCAAATCACAGgctaattcatatttttatcttaaacaaaATGGTGGCTATGAATATGCCTTCAATACAGATACAGGTTTACAAAGTGCTCAGACAGCAGATCAAGCCAACGAAGTGACAGGGCACTATATGTACTATGAGAAAGGAGTACCATTTATGGTTAAATATAGAGCTGGTCGTAATGGTTATCAACCGGAAATAATACCAGCTGAAAAATTAATGAATggcaattttaaaagttatactGCTCccgaaaattctttaataactCGTGATTCAAGAACATCTTCACATCATGAAGCCAATGCAAATGGATATAGATTATCAGCAACAAACACTCTACAAACTCCCAAAGTATCTTCGTTTAATATAGGTTCCGACTCAACTTTGAACTTTGTACAAAGTGCTTTGAAAACCATGCAAACTCAACCGATGCATATGTCTTTTACCTCTGAATTGGGACAAATACAACATCCCCCAGTACACACCACTACCTCCTCGAGACCAGTAACATCGTCCACCGTTCTACAGCCAGTTACACGCAATGATGTTCAGGATATAAATAATTTGGCTTTGTTACCCTCTTCTTCAATATCAGAAGCAAAACATCCCTATAGTTTCAACTATAATGCCGATCAGTCGGCACGTTCCGAAACCTCTGATCCTGCTGGTAATGTTGTGGGTAGTTATTCCTATTACGATGAAGCTGGTTATCATGATATCTCCTATAAAGCAAATGATGACACTGGCTTTGTGGTCTTGGGTGGTAACCTGGCTCATAATCAATTGTCTGGCCCATCATCACATCATCAGCCTCAACGTAGACAACTGTTTCGtaatagtaattttaatttcaataactaTAGAATTACATCAGATCCACGCTTAAGTTCTAATGCCTTAGATGAACGTAATTTGGGTAAACGTTCTTTGCGTAATGCTGTAGATGATCGTGATACGGGTAAACGTTCTTTGCGTAAATTTAGACGTTATGCTAAGTggtaa